In the Desulfobulbaceae bacterium DB1 genome, TTCATCATCGGCACGGGCAGCACCTTGGCGTTGACGCCGCCCAGGTAGGCATACAAGGGCAGCCCGAGTTCAGCGGCAGAGGCCTTTGCCGCGGCAATGGAAACTCCGAGAATGGCGTTGGCACCGAGGTTTTTCTTGTTTTCCGTGCCGTCCAGCTTGAGCATCGCCATGTCAAGCAGCACCTGCTGGGTCGAATCAATGCCGATCAGCAGGGGACCGATCTTGTCATTGACATTGGCGACAGCGGTCTGAACCCCTTTGCCGAGAAAACGTTTTTTTCGCACATCACGCAACTCAAGCGCTTCCCTGGTGCCGGTGGAGGCGCCTGATGGAACCATCGCCCGCCCCATGACACCGGATTCCAGATGCACCTCCACCTCCACGGTGGGATTTCCGCGCGAATCAATAACTTCCCGGCCGATTACACCAACTATTTCACCCATTCATTTTCTCCTCAAATGTATAGCTTGCAATGCCGGCATCCGTGCGATGCCGGCACCTTTGTCTCCAACGACGATCATTCCCTGCTATAACTATTCTTTTTCTTTCGCTTTTTGTCAACATTAACCAACAACGCTGGCCATCTTGAAAATCGGCAGATACATGGCGATAACCAGACCGCCGATGAGCCCGCCGAGGAATACCATCATAAAAGGCTCAATCATGGCAGTCATGTTTTCCACCGCCTGATCGACCTCCTCATCATAAAAATCGGCAACCTTTTCCAGCATGGTATCAAGTGCGCCGGTTGACTCACCGACATTGATCATCTGCACCACCATGCTGGGAAAAACCCCGGTTTCCTCCAGCGGTTCGGCGATGGAACGCCCCTCGGTGATGCTGTCGGCAACACGAAACACCGCCTCTTCGATCACCTTATTTCCGGCGGTTTTGCCGACCACATTCAACGACTCGAGGATGGGCACGCCGCTGTGCAGCATGGTACCAAGCGTCCGGGTAAATTTGGCAACCGCCACTTTTCGCACCAAAGGCCCGAACACCGGCGCCTTCAACATGAGCATATCGATCTTTTTTCTGCCTTTTTCCGTATTGTAAATCTTTTTTACGGCAACAACGACCACGGCCAGGGCGACAAACATTAAAAAGAAATTGCTCTTCACAAAATTGCTGGCATCGACGACTATCTGGGTGGGCGCGGGAAGAGCGGAGCCGAAATCAGCAAACATCTTGGCAAAAACCGGTACGACAAAAATAAGAATAACCGCGGTAATCACCAGTGCAATACAGAGACAGATCACCGGATAGGTCATGGCGCCCTTGATTTTTTTCTTCAAAGCCATGCTCTTTTCCATGAATGCCGCCAACCGATTGAGAATGGTGTCGAGAATACCGCCCATTTCACCCGCGTCGATCATGTTGCAATAAAGATTGTCGAACACCTTGGGATGCTTTTTCATGGAATCGGCAAAGGTCATACCTGTTTCCACATCAAGACGAACCGCATTCAGCAGCTTCTTGAAAGTTGGATTATCCTGTTGCCCGGCCAGAATCTCCAGACTCTGCACCAGGGGAAGGCCGGCGTCGATCATGGTGGAAAGCTGCCGGGTAAAAATCACAACATCCTTGCCGGTAACCTTGGGCTGAAACATGGCGATATTGGAGAAAAGATCCTTGGGCGCCTCCTTCAAAACCGTGGGCTTGATCCTGATCTTCTTCAACTGGGCAAGAGCCCCGGCTTCGCTTTGCGCCTCCAGCTTTCCTTGTCTTTTTTCGCCGTATGAGTTTACTCCCTTCCATGTATAAACAGGCATGAGATATTTCCTTTCTTTTTTTTAAAAACGATGCAGCGGCCGGTGAAAAGCGCTTGTATCACGGATATGCGACAGGCGTCTCGTCACTAAATATAAATTTTATATGAAGATTTTTGGAAAAACAACACAATTAATAATGTTTTCCGTTTCTTAGCTGTTTTTTTTAATCCCGGCGGCCTCATTTGCCTTGGCCGATCGGAATCAAATAAAACCTTTTCTCCGTGCCCGGACCGCAACACGAGACAAAAACGGCAAAAAGCTCGTGCCGGCAAACCGGATGCCTTTTTTCTATTGACAGTATCCCCTCATTCATTTAAATAAATGTGTTTTGGTGATGTTATTAGAGTACAAAAGAAAATAAAATCTTTTTTCTCACGGATATAAATATTTTTGGAACAGAAGGAGATTTCCGTCATGGCGAGCAATGCTCCGGCAGCAAGCGAATTACACAGCAGCGGCTTTTTTAATCCCATCATAGAGGCCTGTGAAGGCTGTGACCGTATCATTGAGGCGAGCAACAATAAATACTGTCAGACATACGCATACCCAGAATCAAAATGGCGCCTCGGATTCTGCAATATGGCCACCCACAAAAAACCTGAAATCACCGTGGGAACCACCAAGGTCAACCCGTTGAAAGCTTCAAAAAGGGCAGCGGCCGGCAGCGCGAAGAAAAAGAAATAACAGTTCCATTTGCAAATTATGCACCAGCCGTTTGCCTTGCAGGCAACCGGCTGGTGTCCTCCTCCAGGCCGGACACCGGCACGCCGTCATCCACTCGCATTTGGATAAAGAGAAAGCAAAAATTCTTCATCCTCCAGGATCGACTGAAACCTTTCGTAATTTTCCAGGAAACCTCCGGCAGTCTTGCCTTCCCAGGCAAGATCACGAACCGCCTCATCAAGCAGATCCCGTGAATAATCGCTGATCGCATAAAAGACTTTATCCAGCACGAGTTGGGTTTTTTTTTCGTAGGGAGGCACCTTCTTCGACAAGGCAAGTTCCACATGTCGCCTGGTCGGATGGGGGCAAAGCCGAAAAAGCTTGGGAGTATCATAAATATCCGCGGCGGCAAGAAGACCGCACTGGACATCTTCATCAAGCTCCTTGAAGATATCGGCGAGCAGCATATCTTCTTCCACATTGTTGTCCTGCAAGAGCAGGCGGATATACGGGGTGATTTCCTCCAGGGACAAAATCTTTTTCTTAAGCGCCCCTTTCAACCATTTTATCTTCATTTTGGGGCTTTTCGACACAAAAGGAAGATAAATTTCCAGCCAGTTATCCCTGTTATTGTTTTTCAGCCATGAAATCATTTTTTTCGTTTTTTTTCAAAATTCAAAAATATTGTTTCAGCGGGACACTCGCCCGGCAAGAGCCCTTTGCAGCACATATTCAAGGTAATCCCGGGTAAAAGGCTTGGTCACATAGTAATCGACTCCCCCCCTGAAAGCGCTGAGAATCTCGCAGAGTTGCGCCTCCGCGGTGATCATGACAAAAGCCAGATCCTTTTGCTCCGGATCACATCGTATTTGCCTGAGCAGATCAAGACCGGTCAGAACGGGCATGGAGTAATCGGAAATCACCAGAATGGGCTTTTCTTTCGCGAGAATCTCACGGGCCGCTGACACACCGGGGGCCTGCACCACTGTATCATAGCCCATTTTGGCAAGAAACGATGCAATAATACGGCGCATTATCATTGAATCATCGACAATCAAAATTTTCAATTCCGCACCTGACATAAAATCCACCGTGGATTGGCCTGCCTGAAGACAGCGAAACACCCGCTCCTGCTTCCGCACAAGAATCCCGTTCAAAAGTAATTCCGTTTGACTCAAAGACCAAACCGCGATACATTGATGATATCATAACATAACAAATAACATCCTCTCTAGTCATGCTGAAAATCTCCCATTGCAAATTAATCCCAGAAAAAACAAAAATGATGAAGTGAACCCATGTCAAACACGAAAAAACCTTCCGGATTCAAAACCGTCTTTTTGCTCATCCTGCTTCTTCTTGGCGGCCTGGCCCTGTTTTTTTTCTTACAATTAAACAAAGGTTCGGACAAAACCCCGCCCATTTCCATGGAGCAGGAACAGCGGGAATGGCAGGACAAGGTGAATGTGCTTGAAAAAGAGAATGCTCCGTCAAATGACCATTCCGCCCAAGAGTCCACCGAAGCACCTTCCGACCGGCTCCCGCTTGCGGACGTCACCTCAACCGCACCGGGCGCCGCGCAACCCCAAACCACCGATCCCTGTCAAGAAGCGACAAACAGAATTGATCAATTTTTCACCCACCTTGATGAACAGGACTATATAACGGACCTGCAACTCGACAAGGGGGCAAAAACCTTTTTCACCCGGATCAGCGACACGCTGTTGCAAACCCAACCAAAAATAACACGGGAAACCGACGACCTGCTCTCCATCCTGCATAATGCCGCTCATTTCTACAAGGTGCTCGGCGACAAGGATGTTTTCATCCTGAAAAAAATAATGGCCCATGAAAAGGCTTATTATGAACCGGTGCTGGCGGATTTTTATTATCTCCTCAAACACGAAAATGACTGCCGCCATATTGACTCTATCATCAAACTTCGGCTGAAAGAACTCTACGGCTACTCCGTCTTTTTTCTCAATACCCTTGGCGGCCAGGCGTATCTTTTCCGTCGTGATATCACTCTGCGAACCCTGATAAAATATTACTGCATCCTGGTGCTTGACCTGGCGAACGAGAACAATGTCAATCACCTCGGCCTCGACGCCAGATACCCGATCAACAGCCTGATCGACGAAATGAGCGCCGTGAGCGGAATCGACGGCAAGGAAAAATACCTGGCCAATCTCCGGCTTCTCAAGGAAAAATACGAAAAAGCATACGGCGCGTTATAAACCGGGCGCCACCGGCAAACAAAAAAAAGGAAGCTGACTTTTCTTGGTCAGCTTCCTTTTTTTTGTTACGCGCCGCCCACGCGGCTTCTCAATTGCCGGGAACCGGAAAAACGGGCAATGGATCAGTCGCGGCTGCCGCCGATAAAATGCAGCAAACTGAGAAAGAGATTGATAAAATCAAGATACAGGGCAAGCGCCCCCATGATGGCGCCCCTGCGAATCGCTGTTTCCCCTTCCTGCATGATGCCTGATGCGCCGATCTGGGTTATCTTCTGCACATCATAGGCCGTCAGTCCGGTAAAGATAATTACCCCGAGACCCGAGACCACCCAGGCCATCATCGAGCTCTGCAGAAAGATATTGACGACCGATGCGATGATCATGCCGATGAGCCCCATGAACATGAAGGAGCCCATGCCGCTTAAATCCTTTTTTGTCACCAGCCCGTAGATTGCCATGGCGCCGAACATGCCGGCGGTGATGAAAAATGTCGCCGCCACCGAGGTGGCGGTGTAAACCTGCAGAATCACGGACATGGTGATGCCGTTCAACACCGAGTACAGGAGAAAAAGCCCTGTTGCCGCCTGGGCGGAAAGACGCATGATTCTGGCGGAAAGATAAAAGACCAGCCCCAATTCAGCGATGATAATACCCCAGCGCATGATCGGATTTTGAATAAAAATCTGCATAGCCGTTGCCGAATTGGCCACCAGAAAAGCGATTATCCCGGTAAGCCCCAATCCTATCGCCATCCAGTTAAAGACCTTGGCCAGAAAGACGGTTGAGGCCTGACTCTGTACCTGGGCCGTTGTTATCGTCCTGCCATAGCCATTATTGTACATTTTTTCCTCCTGTCATTTTTTTGATTACTTGTTTCCTGCCTTGACGATCCGAATTGGAATGTCCCTCGGAGCCGCCTCTTTTTCTTCTTAATATAGCCACTGGCGGATAAGAGTCAAGCAAATCCGGTGGCGATTTGCCCGCCGGGCGAAACAGCATCCTTCTTCTCCGGTCCTGCTCCATCAAGGGAAATTGCTTCCCCCGGCTCCGGCAAAAAGACGTGAAACGAAGCGGCTGCCATCAGATGCCGGATCGCTTGCCGTTCATTTCTCCGGCAATTCCGTTCCAGATGAACGAGGGCAAGATGCCTGGCCCCTGCTTTTGCCGCAAAATCAATTGCGGCAACGACATTTCCGTGACTTTCCACTTCCTTGTCCAGCCAGAAGGCCTCATGAACAAGAAGATCGCAACCAGCCGCCAACCGCCCGGCAGCCGTGGTCGGCCGCCCGTCGCCGCTGTAGTAAAGGGTCCGGCCGCAATCAACAATACGCAGAGCAAGGGCGCGCTGGGAGTGGACATTTTCCGCGCTTGCCCAGCACGTGCCTGCAATCTCAAAATCCCGGCCCGGCTCCAGCGCGACAAAATCCAAAGAAAAACGGAGTCGCGGCATAAAACCGGGGTAAGCCAGCTCCATGGCTGCCGCAACCTTTTCTTCCACACCCAGCGGACCGGCAACAAGAAGCGGTTTTTTCCGCCCCATCTCCCAGAAACGAAGCAAAAGCAGCGGAATGCCGAAAAAATGGTCCCCGTGGAAATGGGAAATCCAGACAGCATCCAGAGCATCCGGGTCATCAGTCAGGGCAAAATAACGATGGGGCGTGGTGAATCCGCAGTCAAGCAGGAAAATCCCGCCGCCATTGCCGTGCACCAGAATGGACGTGTTGGGCAAAAGCGCGTCGCATGCCTCGCCAACCCCTAAGAAATGAATACGCATAAAAAAAAGAAGGGTGAAAGAAAAAATAAACGATTCAACAATTTCTCCATTTCATTATATGGTATACTGACGAAATGGCAACATTTCCCTTCAGCAACGAAAGAACACAACTTTTAGACCGGTTTCACCTGCTGGCACACCATGACCAGGAGATGCTGGAACTCCTTTCCATCATCTATGAACCAGCCGGCTCGGCACATATCGATGCCTGTTTCCAGGAGTATCTTCTTTGTCTCGACACGAACCGGTCACGACCGGACGAGCCGTCCACCGCCATCCTTCGTCGCCTGCAGCAAAACAACCTGGTCACCTGGGACGGCCGCTGCAACCCGCTTATCCGCGAAATCATCAGCAGAATCGCGGCTGCGTCGGGAAATTTTGCCCCGATGGCCGCCATCGTCCGGAAACATCTGCCGGTGGCGGGAGATGAATACGACGCCCTCGCGAAAAAAAGCGATCGCCATCTCAGGGAAATGAGGATCGGGCTGTACCTGGCTGATTTCGAATATTTCAACGAGCACATGCTGCGCTATTATGACTGTCCGGAAATTTCGGATCAGCACTCTCCCCTGGTGGAAATCGTCAACAACCCCTTTGACGGAGACTGGTTCCGCACCCTTCCCTTTCACCTGCAACTGCACAGCCTGCATGAAATCAGCACCAAATGCCTGTTTGACCTCGAACCCTTCGACCTGCCCCTTGCCTATCTCCAGGAAGAACTCACCGGCAAACGCATCCCCCCGCCGGGCCGGCCTTCCGCCTCCTACCTGCTCGTAGCCCACCTGCTCATGTGCGGCGACATGCCAACGGCCCAGACCGAGCTCTTCAAGGCAGGCGAGCTGCTCGACGCCTACGGGCTGGGGGGCTGGATATCATTTCTCAACGGCAACAACGAAGAATCCATCCTCACATTCCGCGCCGACCTTGATGCCCTGCGCCGGAAAAAAAACGAGCCGGACACCTATTTCGTCGGGTTTGAAGGAGTCATTTTCATTCTTGCCTTGCTGAAAAGCGGCGATTTCAGAAACTATGCATTTGCATCATCCATCATCGACCGACTGGAAACGGAGCAGCCGCAGAACCTCCTGCTCCCCGCCTACCAGGTGCTTCGCTCGGTCGCCAAAGGCCGCATGGAATCCTTCAAGCCCGGCTTTTTCGCCCAGTTATGGCACCCGGAAAAAAAGAACGGCGTGACCTCTCTTTTCATGGGTCTGGGCAACTACTGGTTGAACGGCGTCATCGAATCACATCAGATGAAGGAGCTGCACCATTTTTTTGAACTGGCCAGGGAAAACGGTTTCCATTGGTTGGCCATGGAATACGCGTCCCTTCTTGCCTTGGTGCGGGAGAACCCGGAATTAGAAAATTTCAGCCGGTCGATCCGGCAGAAAACAGGAGTTGTTTCCCTTCTCACCGCGGTGCCCCATGAAAAAACATGGCAAAGAGCCCTGAAGGCATTAAATCTGATCAGCCGCGCCGAGGAAGAAAGCGATGTCCAGCGGTATCGCATGACCTGGATGGTGGACTTCAAGGACGGTTTTGTCACCCTTGCGCCCCGGGAACAGAAAATGACCGCCAAGGGACACTGGAGCCAGGGCAGGGCCGTTTCCCTGAAACGCCTTTATTATGGCGAGAACCTTGATTTCCTGACGGAACAGGACAAAAAGATCCGCTCCGCCCTGCACAAAAAGGAATCAAACCAGGCCACGACCTTTGAGTTTGACATGGATGATGTCCTGCCGGCCCTGATAGGCCATCCCCTTCTTTTTTCGGCCATATCCCCGGCGACTCCCATCGAATTTGTCAAGGGAGAACCTGAACTGCAGGCAACCATTGCCGATGAGAAGCTGCAACTCAAATTCTCCCATCCCATCGGCGATGAAAAAATCCTTGTCCTGCGGGAAACCCCCACCCGCTTTTCCATAACTGAAATTTCGTCGAAGCACCGGAAAATCTCCGCAATTATCGGCGATGACGGGCTTCTCGTTC is a window encoding:
- a CDS encoding pilus assembly protein PilC, with translation MPVYTWKGVNSYGEKRQGKLEAQSEAGALAQLKKIRIKPTVLKEAPKDLFSNIAMFQPKVTGKDVVIFTRQLSTMIDAGLPLVQSLEILAGQQDNPTFKKLLNAVRLDVETGMTFADSMKKHPKVFDNLYCNMIDAGEMGGILDTILNRLAAFMEKSMALKKKIKGAMTYPVICLCIALVITAVILIFVVPVFAKMFADFGSALPAPTQIVVDASNFVKSNFFLMFVALAVVVVAVKKIYNTEKGRKKIDMLMLKAPVFGPLVRKVAVAKFTRTLGTMLHSGVPILESLNVVGKTAGNKVIEEAVFRVADSITEGRSIAEPLEETGVFPSMVVQMINVGESTGALDTMLEKVADFYDEEVDQAVENMTAMIEPFMMVFLGGLIGGLVIAMYLPIFKMASVVG